A stretch of Pristiophorus japonicus isolate sPriJap1 chromosome 12, sPriJap1.hap1, whole genome shotgun sequence DNA encodes these proteins:
- the LOC139277274 gene encoding hyaluronidase-1-like isoform X3, whose protein sequence is MSKTWATPSSGADGTCAEPSAGKIENDQIGRAPPATEKRSTVMLSGLALLACTIFYLSTHPAIIRGGEFKPASASPIIHDKPFIVIWNTPSAGCKTKFNVDLDLSVFDIVENENESFVGKNITIFYQNKLGRYPYYNDEGTPVNGGLVQIANLAQHLKQATDDINNLLDQDFRGLAVVDWEEWRPLWDRNWGRMHIYKKESEELVRSKHPHLPEPDILQIAKEEYENAAENFMRETLKLGQTLRPKGFWGFYKFPDCYNYFKEGTLTNYTGHCQQEDIPRNNQLAWLWKASRTLYPSIYISEKLKSSNNAQKFVHYKIKEALRVAALDPVSDSLPVLAYSRYAFIKTLDFLTETDLVHTIGESAAMGASGVVLWGDMEFARTMERCEVLKDYIDQELGRYVLNTTTAAMLCSKVTCSGHGRCVRQDPESRTYLHLDPRNFEVLSVLTSAGSTLTARGELHSEDVQSMKEQFTCQCYKGWTGSHCQDTSIG, encoded by the exons AATGATCAAATTGGGAGAGCTCCACCAGCTACTGAGAAAAGATCCACAGTCATGTTATCAGGTCTTGCACTACTCGCGTGCACTATATTTTATCTCTCTACCCACCCGGCCATAATACGGGGGGGAGAATTTAAACCAGCATCGGCCTCACCAATAATCCATGATAAGCCATTTATTGTGATTTGGAACACTCCTTCTGCAGGCTGTAAAACTAAATTTAATGTTGATTTGGATCTGAGTGTTTTTGATATTGTTGAAAATGAAAATGAGAGCTTTGTGGGGAAGAATATCACCATATTCTACCAGAACAAATTGGGTCGTTACCCATACTATAATGACGAGGGGACCCCAGTGAATGGTGGTCTCGTCCAGATTGCCAATCTAGCCCAACACCTCAAACAAGCTACAGACGACATTAACAATTTACTGGACCAAGACTTTCGTGGTCTTGCAGTGGTAGACTGGGAAGAGTGGCGACCACTTTGGGACCGTAACTGGGGCCGTATGCATATCTACAAGAAGGAATCTGAAGAACTCGTAAGAAGCAAACACCCACATTTACCTGAACCTGACATTCTCCAGATTGCCAAAGAGGAATATGAAAATGCTGCAGAGAACTTTATGAGGGAAACACTAAAGCTAGGACAGACACTGAGACCAAAGGGCTTCTGGGGCTTTTATAAATTTCCAGACTGCTATAACTACTTTAAAGAGGGCACACTAACCAATTACACAGGTCATTGCCAGCAGGAAGATATCCCTAGAAATAACCAGTTAGCATGGCTCTGGAAGGCATCGCGAACCCTGTATCCCAGCATCTACATCAGCGAGAAGCTAAAATCCTCAAATAACGCTCAAAAGTTTGTTCACTACAAGATTAAGGAAGCCCTCCGTGTTGCTGCCCTTGATCCAGTCAGCGATTCCCTGCCTGTTCTGGCTTACTCCAGATATGCATTCATAAAAACACTTGACTTCCTTACCGAG ACTGACTTGGTACACACCATTGGGGAGAGTGCAGCCATGGGGGCTTCCGGAGTGGTTCTATGGGGAGATATGGAGTTTGCACGCACCATG GAGCGCTGTGAAGTGCTGAAGGATTACATTGACCAGGAGCTCGGAAGATACGTTCTAAACACTACTACAGCTGCCATGTTGTGCAGCAAGGTTACATGCAGTGGACATGGACGATGTGTGCGGCAAGACCCTGAATCCAGAACTTATCTACATCTTGATCCCAGAAACTTTGAAGTTCTCTCTGTTCTTACTTCTGCTGGTTCTACATTAACGGCCCGTGGAGAATTGCATTCTGAAGATGTTCAAAGCATGAAAGAGCAGTTCACATGCCAGTGCTACAAGGGATGGACAGGGTCCCATTGTCAGGATACATCAATCGGTTAG
- the LOC139277274 gene encoding hyaluronidase-like isoform X4: protein MLSGLALLACTIFYLSTHPAIIRGGEFKPASASPIIHDKPFIVIWNTPSAGCKTKFNVDLDLSVFDIVENENESFVGKNITIFYQNKLGRYPYYNDEGTPVNGGLVQIANLAQHLKQATDDINNLLDQDFRGLAVVDWEEWRPLWDRNWGRMHIYKKESEELVRSKHPHLPEPDILQIAKEEYENAAENFMRETLKLGQTLRPKGFWGFYKFPDCYNYFKEGTLTNYTGHCQQEDIPRNNQLAWLWKASRTLYPSIYISEKLKSSNNAQKFVHYKIKEALRVAALDPVSDSLPVLAYSRYAFIKTLDFLTETDLVHTIGESAAMGASGVVLWGDMEFARTMERCEVLKDYIDQELGRYVLNTTTAAMLCSKVTCSGHGRCVRQDPESRTYLHLDPRNFEVLSVLTSAGSTLTARGELHSEDVQSMKEQFTCQCYKGWTGSHCQDTSIG, encoded by the exons ATGTTATCAGGTCTTGCACTACTCGCGTGCACTATATTTTATCTCTCTACCCACCCGGCCATAATACGGGGGGGAGAATTTAAACCAGCATCGGCCTCACCAATAATCCATGATAAGCCATTTATTGTGATTTGGAACACTCCTTCTGCAGGCTGTAAAACTAAATTTAATGTTGATTTGGATCTGAGTGTTTTTGATATTGTTGAAAATGAAAATGAGAGCTTTGTGGGGAAGAATATCACCATATTCTACCAGAACAAATTGGGTCGTTACCCATACTATAATGACGAGGGGACCCCAGTGAATGGTGGTCTCGTCCAGATTGCCAATCTAGCCCAACACCTCAAACAAGCTACAGACGACATTAACAATTTACTGGACCAAGACTTTCGTGGTCTTGCAGTGGTAGACTGGGAAGAGTGGCGACCACTTTGGGACCGTAACTGGGGCCGTATGCATATCTACAAGAAGGAATCTGAAGAACTCGTAAGAAGCAAACACCCACATTTACCTGAACCTGACATTCTCCAGATTGCCAAAGAGGAATATGAAAATGCTGCAGAGAACTTTATGAGGGAAACACTAAAGCTAGGACAGACACTGAGACCAAAGGGCTTCTGGGGCTTTTATAAATTTCCAGACTGCTATAACTACTTTAAAGAGGGCACACTAACCAATTACACAGGTCATTGCCAGCAGGAAGATATCCCTAGAAATAACCAGTTAGCATGGCTCTGGAAGGCATCGCGAACCCTGTATCCCAGCATCTACATCAGCGAGAAGCTAAAATCCTCAAATAACGCTCAAAAGTTTGTTCACTACAAGATTAAGGAAGCCCTCCGTGTTGCTGCCCTTGATCCAGTCAGCGATTCCCTGCCTGTTCTGGCTTACTCCAGATATGCATTCATAAAAACACTTGACTTCCTTACCGAG ACTGACTTGGTACACACCATTGGGGAGAGTGCAGCCATGGGGGCTTCCGGAGTGGTTCTATGGGGAGATATGGAGTTTGCACGCACCATG GAGCGCTGTGAAGTGCTGAAGGATTACATTGACCAGGAGCTCGGAAGATACGTTCTAAACACTACTACAGCTGCCATGTTGTGCAGCAAGGTTACATGCAGTGGACATGGACGATGTGTGCGGCAAGACCCTGAATCCAGAACTTATCTACATCTTGATCCCAGAAACTTTGAAGTTCTCTCTGTTCTTACTTCTGCTGGTTCTACATTAACGGCCCGTGGAGAATTGCATTCTGAAGATGTTCAAAGCATGAAAGAGCAGTTCACATGCCAGTGCTACAAGGGATGGACAGGGTCCCATTGTCAGGATACATCAATCGGTTAG
- the LOC139277274 gene encoding hyaluronidase-1-like isoform X2, producing MGAGVWACLPLVDYRVSAVVVMSKTWATPSSGADGTCAEPSAGKIENDQIGRAPPATEKRSTVMLSGLALLACTIFYLSTHPAIIRGGEFKPASASPIIHDKPFIVIWNTPSAGCKTKFNVDLDLSVFDIVENENESFVGKNITIFYQNKLGRYPYYNDEGTPVNGGLVQIANLAQHLKQATDDINNLLDQDFRGLAVVDWEEWRPLWDRNWGRMHIYKKESEELVRSKHPHLPEPDILQIAKEEYENAAENFMRETLKLGQTLRPKGFWGFYKFPDCYNYFKEGTLTNYTGHCQQEDIPRNNQLAWLWKASRTLYPSIYISEKLKSSNNAQKFVHYKIKEALRVAALDPVSDSLPVLAYSRYAFIKTLDFLTETDLVHTIGESAAMGASGVVLWGDMEFARTMERCEVLKDYIDQELGRYVLNTTTAAMLCSKVTCSGHGRCVRQDPESRTYLHLDPRNFEVLSVLTSAGSTLTARGELHSEDVQSMKEQFTCQCYKGWTGSHCQDTSIG from the exons AATGATCAAATTGGGAGAGCTCCACCAGCTACTGAGAAAAGATCCACAGTCATGTTATCAGGTCTTGCACTACTCGCGTGCACTATATTTTATCTCTCTACCCACCCGGCCATAATACGGGGGGGAGAATTTAAACCAGCATCGGCCTCACCAATAATCCATGATAAGCCATTTATTGTGATTTGGAACACTCCTTCTGCAGGCTGTAAAACTAAATTTAATGTTGATTTGGATCTGAGTGTTTTTGATATTGTTGAAAATGAAAATGAGAGCTTTGTGGGGAAGAATATCACCATATTCTACCAGAACAAATTGGGTCGTTACCCATACTATAATGACGAGGGGACCCCAGTGAATGGTGGTCTCGTCCAGATTGCCAATCTAGCCCAACACCTCAAACAAGCTACAGACGACATTAACAATTTACTGGACCAAGACTTTCGTGGTCTTGCAGTGGTAGACTGGGAAGAGTGGCGACCACTTTGGGACCGTAACTGGGGCCGTATGCATATCTACAAGAAGGAATCTGAAGAACTCGTAAGAAGCAAACACCCACATTTACCTGAACCTGACATTCTCCAGATTGCCAAAGAGGAATATGAAAATGCTGCAGAGAACTTTATGAGGGAAACACTAAAGCTAGGACAGACACTGAGACCAAAGGGCTTCTGGGGCTTTTATAAATTTCCAGACTGCTATAACTACTTTAAAGAGGGCACACTAACCAATTACACAGGTCATTGCCAGCAGGAAGATATCCCTAGAAATAACCAGTTAGCATGGCTCTGGAAGGCATCGCGAACCCTGTATCCCAGCATCTACATCAGCGAGAAGCTAAAATCCTCAAATAACGCTCAAAAGTTTGTTCACTACAAGATTAAGGAAGCCCTCCGTGTTGCTGCCCTTGATCCAGTCAGCGATTCCCTGCCTGTTCTGGCTTACTCCAGATATGCATTCATAAAAACACTTGACTTCCTTACCGAG ACTGACTTGGTACACACCATTGGGGAGAGTGCAGCCATGGGGGCTTCCGGAGTGGTTCTATGGGGAGATATGGAGTTTGCACGCACCATG GAGCGCTGTGAAGTGCTGAAGGATTACATTGACCAGGAGCTCGGAAGATACGTTCTAAACACTACTACAGCTGCCATGTTGTGCAGCAAGGTTACATGCAGTGGACATGGACGATGTGTGCGGCAAGACCCTGAATCCAGAACTTATCTACATCTTGATCCCAGAAACTTTGAAGTTCTCTCTGTTCTTACTTCTGCTGGTTCTACATTAACGGCCCGTGGAGAATTGCATTCTGAAGATGTTCAAAGCATGAAAGAGCAGTTCACATGCCAGTGCTACAAGGGATGGACAGGGTCCCATTGTCAGGATACATCAATCGGTTAG